One window from the genome of Nicotiana tomentosiformis chromosome 5, ASM39032v3, whole genome shotgun sequence encodes:
- the LOC138893007 gene encoding uncharacterized protein → MSVTQYEMQFSELAHQAVWLVPTYRERIMRFIDGFGFQLRLLMTRERISGVTFDKVVDIARQIKMVQGQKRTDREAKRPRGQGGFSGAPQRGQFQQDQFQQGQSSFSALPAQGSHYAPPAQVSSGNSFRH, encoded by the coding sequence atGTCTGTTACACAATATGAGATGCAGTTCTCCGAGTTAGCTCATCaagcagtctggttggttcccacataccgagagaggatcatgaggtttatagatggcttcggttttcagcttcgattgcttatgactagggagagaatatctggggttacctttgataaggttgtcgacattgctcgacagattaaGATGGTTCAAGGTCAGAAGAGGACtgatagggaggctaagaggcctcgtggtcagggtggtttcagtggtgctcctcagAGAGGTCAGTTTCAGCAGGACCAGTTTCAGCAgggtcagtcatcattcagtgcattgccAGCACAGGGTTCTCATTATGCCCCGCCCGCTCAAGTATCCTCGGGTAATTCTTTTAGGCATTAG